In a single window of the Tiliqua scincoides isolate rTilSci1 chromosome 15, rTilSci1.hap2, whole genome shotgun sequence genome:
- the TMEM151A gene encoding transmembrane protein 151A, producing MPGAGAEPDGAQPPGAGELPTLTPAGGPPREEQRPLKQSLSSSLCRESHWKCLVLTLLMYGCFGVMAWCRLSTVTRMNYDGPYKGASVTYHDSPCSNGYIYIPLAFLGMLYVVYLVECWHRFAKGQMQHRVDTASVYEKVQRMQRATPCIWWKAISYHYIRRTRQVTRYRNGDAYTTTQVYHERVNTHVAETEFDYSGHGVKDVSKELLGLSDYPVTKLRFTKCFSFASGEAEAAYLTQRARFFGENEGLDDYMEAREGMHLKNVDFKEHMLVFPDPGRPPWYTRRWVFWLASFALLSWPLRVLSEYRTANVHYHVEKLFGADDGPSPLDAVGGYGRRISRVNTVDMTELEWHIRSNQQLVPSYSEAVLMDSTLLAGAAYLRNCQHCRRTVSSNSLPSRGTRALYARLPFSCSRFSLSGARRCGGVLRSLSGSHVGSSIETEPLESPPCYQDALYFPVLIVHGGEGCHRNMHSPAGRALGTPL from the exons ATGCCGGGCGCGGGGGCCGAGCCGGACGGGGCGCAGCCGCCGGGGGCGGGCGAGCTGCCCACCCTCACCCCGGCGGGGGGACCCCCCCGGGAGGAG CAACGTCCCCTCAAGCAATCTCTGAGCAGCTCCCTTTGCCGGGAGTCTCACTGGAAATGCTTGGTCTTGACCTTGCTGATGTACGGCTGCTTTGGCGTCATGGCCTGGTGCCGCCTCTCGACGGTGACCCGCATGAACTATGATGGCCCCTACAAGGGCGCCTCGGTGACCTACCACGACAGCCCCTGCTCCAACGGCTACATCTACATCCCCCTGGCCTTCCTGGGCATGCTCTACGTGGTTTACCTGGTGGAGTGCTGGCACCGGTTCGCCAAGGGGCAGATGCAGCACCGGGTGGACACGGCCAGCGTCTACGAGAAGGTCCAGCGCATGCAGCGAGCCACCCCGTGCATCTGGTGGAAGGCCATCAGCTACCACTACATCCGCCGCACCCGGCAGGTCACCCGCTACCGCAATGGCGACGCCTACACCACCACCCAGGTCTACCACGAGCGGGTCAACACCCACGTGGCCGAGACCGAGTTTGACTACTCGGGCCACGGGGTGAAGGACGTCTCCAAGGAGCTGCTGGGGCTGTCGGATTACCCGGTCACCAAGCTGCGCTTCACCAAGTGCTTCAGCTTTGCCAGCGGCGAGGCGGAGGCGGCCTACCTGACGCAGCGGGCCCGCTTCTTTGGCGAGAACGAGGGCCTGGACGACTACATGGAGGCCCGCGAGGGGATGCACCTCAAGAACGTGGACTTCAAGGAGCACATGTTGGTCTTCCCCGACCCCGGGCGCCCGCCGTGGTACACCCGCCGCTGGGTCTTCTGGCTGGCCTCCTTCGCCCTCCTCTCCTGGCCGCTGCGGGTGCTGTCTGAGTACCGCACGGCCAACGTCCACTACCACGTGGAGAAACTCTTTGGGGCGGACGACGGGCCCAGCCCGCTGGACGCCGTCGGGGGCTACGGGCGCCGCATCTCCCGCGTCAACACGGTGGACATGACCGAGCTGGAGTGGCACATCCGCTCCAACCAGCAGCTGGTGCCCAGCTACTCAGAGGCCGTGCTGATGGACTCCACCCTGCTCGCCGGGGCAGCCTACCTGCGCAACTGCCAGCACTGCCGCAGAACTGTCAGCAGCAACTCGCTGCCCTCCCGGGGCACCCGGGCCCTCTATGCCCGCCTGCCCTTCAGCTGCAGCCGCTTCTCGCTCAGCGGCGCACGCCGGTGCGGGGGCGTCCTGCGCAGCCTGAGCGGAAGCCACGTGGGGAGCAGTATCGAGACGGAGCCCCTGGAGAGCCCCCCCTGCTACCAAGATGCTTTGTACTTTCCAGTGCTCATTGTGCATGGAGGGGAGGGCTGCCATCGCAACATGCACAGCCCCGCAGGGAGGGCGTTGGGGACCCCGCTGTGA